From one Luteolibacter sp. SL250 genomic stretch:
- a CDS encoding DUF4886 domain-containing protein, with product MRSLPKTLVCLLLVLAGPLMAKEEPKAQVKLLTIGNSFANDATAYLPAMAKAAGKDLLLFRANLGGCTFERHARHMKAFELDPADPQGSPYRGSVIHSLADDVSAPKIASGGNEVDPKSKEVPKNFSLRQALELEKWDYVTIQQVSNTSFQFETFEPYAGELIAYIRKYAPTAEIVIHQTWAYREDCPLYKDGFDQQKMFDGLVAAYGQLAEKYSLRTVPVGTAMQEARKLPRWSFKYPDPAFNYKEPLPGTSPVQPGSLNVGWTVKKTMVAVEEPAPVGEPAPAGQPAPAAEPATGGTTIVKAEPKKVEKLVASLDFKHCNAEGRYLGASVFYGFLFGGKVAENTFVPPVVKPEDAAVLRGIADQVLVNVPAPALK from the coding sequence ATGAGAAGCCTGCCGAAAACCCTCGTCTGCCTCCTGCTTGTCCTCGCCGGTCCCCTGATGGCCAAGGAGGAACCGAAGGCCCAAGTCAAGCTGCTGACCATCGGCAACAGCTTCGCCAATGACGCGACCGCCTATCTGCCCGCTATGGCGAAAGCCGCTGGCAAGGACCTGCTGCTTTTCCGCGCCAACCTCGGTGGCTGCACCTTCGAGCGCCACGCCCGCCACATGAAGGCGTTCGAACTGGATCCGGCGGATCCGCAGGGCAGCCCCTACCGTGGAAGCGTCATCCATTCCCTGGCTGACGATGTCTCCGCCCCGAAGATCGCTTCCGGGGGCAACGAGGTGGATCCGAAATCCAAGGAAGTGCCGAAGAACTTTTCCCTGCGCCAGGCACTGGAACTGGAGAAGTGGGACTACGTCACGATCCAGCAGGTGAGCAACACCAGCTTCCAGTTCGAGACCTTCGAGCCTTATGCCGGCGAGCTGATCGCCTACATCCGGAAATACGCGCCCACGGCGGAGATCGTCATCCACCAGACCTGGGCCTACCGTGAGGACTGCCCGCTCTACAAGGATGGCTTCGACCAGCAGAAGATGTTCGACGGGCTGGTGGCCGCCTACGGCCAGCTTGCGGAAAAGTATTCCCTGCGGACGGTCCCGGTCGGCACCGCCATGCAGGAAGCGCGGAAACTGCCCCGCTGGTCGTTCAAGTATCCTGACCCGGCATTCAACTACAAGGAACCGCTGCCCGGCACCTCTCCCGTCCAGCCCGGCAGCCTGAATGTGGGATGGACCGTGAAGAAGACCATGGTCGCGGTCGAAGAACCCGCGCCAGTCGGTGAACCTGCCCCTGCCGGACAACCTGCTCCGGCGGCAGAGCCTGCCACGGGCGGCACCACCATCGTGAAGGCCGAGCCGAAGAAGGTGGAGAAGCTGGTGGCATCCCTCGACTTCAAGCACTGCAACGCGGAAGGCCGCTATCTGGGTGCGTCCGTTTTCTACGGCTTCCTCTTCGGCGGCAAGGTCGCGGAGAACACCTTCGTCCCGCCCGTCGTGAAGCCGGAAGATGCGGCGGTGCTGCGCGGCATCGCGGATCAGGTGTTGGTCAACGTGCCTGCGCCTGCTCTGAAGTGA
- a CDS encoding VOC family protein, which produces MHSPARLTASAPVLLVKDVVAAADFYRDTMGFHYERFWGEPPTFVILHRDGMYVMLRQAEDPKHVVPHWTVADKLWNIYFWVSDVDALHAEFVSRGAVIDYGLCDQPYGCREFGTQDLDGHDIGFGQTMD; this is translated from the coding sequence ATGCACAGCCCGGCACGCCTTACCGCATCCGCTCCCGTCCTTCTGGTGAAGGACGTGGTGGCGGCGGCGGATTTCTACCGGGACACGATGGGCTTCCACTACGAGCGCTTCTGGGGTGAACCGCCTACCTTCGTGATCCTCCACCGCGACGGGATGTACGTGATGCTCCGGCAGGCGGAAGACCCCAAGCACGTCGTCCCCCACTGGACGGTGGCGGACAAGCTCTGGAACATCTATTTCTGGGTGTCCGATGTGGATGCCCTCCACGCCGAGTTCGTCTCACGCGGCGCGGTGATCGACTACGGACTATGTGACCAGCCCTATGGTTGCCGGGAATTCGGCACCCAGGATCTGGATGGGCACGACATCGGCTTCGGCCAGACGATGGATTGA
- the argB gene encoding acetylglutamate kinase, with the protein MNPIDKADALIEALPYLQAFRGKTFLIKMGGSAMEDPELVKNVMRDIVFLEVAGINPIVVHGGGKAISAAMEKAGLEAKFVGGFRVTTDEAIDIVARVLSEEINPGLVRMMRDFGGKAVGIAGNNVFLGEKLRGKDAEGNSVDLGRVGEVIGCQLANMDAAHDAGIVPVISPLAAELGTGRPLNINADLAAAALAKELRVAKLVYLSDVPGLLADPKDPTSLIKSVTRKEADGLIADGTISGGMIPKIRSAVDALNAGVRKVHFVDGRQPHSLLLEIFTDGGIGTEVVR; encoded by the coding sequence ATGAACCCCATCGACAAAGCAGACGCCCTCATCGAGGCGCTTCCCTACCTCCAGGCCTTCCGCGGCAAGACCTTCCTCATCAAGATGGGAGGCTCCGCGATGGAGGACCCGGAACTGGTGAAGAACGTGATGCGGGACATCGTCTTCCTCGAAGTGGCCGGCATCAACCCCATCGTCGTCCACGGCGGCGGAAAGGCGATCTCCGCCGCGATGGAGAAGGCCGGGCTGGAGGCGAAATTCGTCGGCGGCTTCCGCGTCACGACGGACGAAGCGATCGACATCGTCGCCCGCGTGCTTTCCGAGGAGATCAACCCAGGCCTCGTCCGCATGATGCGCGACTTCGGCGGCAAGGCGGTCGGCATCGCGGGAAACAACGTCTTCCTCGGCGAAAAACTCCGAGGCAAGGATGCGGAGGGGAACTCCGTCGATCTGGGCCGGGTGGGCGAAGTCATCGGCTGCCAGCTCGCCAACATGGACGCCGCGCATGACGCGGGCATCGTTCCCGTGATCTCACCTCTGGCCGCGGAGCTGGGCACCGGACGCCCCCTCAACATCAACGCGGATCTCGCCGCCGCCGCGCTGGCGAAGGAACTGCGCGTCGCGAAACTGGTTTATCTCTCCGACGTCCCCGGACTGCTGGCCGACCCGAAGGATCCCACCTCCCTGATCAAGTCCGTGACCCGCAAGGAGGCCGACGGCCTGATCGCGGATGGAACCATCTCCGGCGGCATGATCCCGAAGATCCGCAGCGCGGTGGACGCCCTCAACGCGGGCGTGCGCAAGGTCCACTTCGTGGATGGCCGCCAGCCGCACTCCCTGCTGCTCGAGATCTTCACCGACGGCGGCATCGGCACCGAGGTGGTGAGGTAA
- a CDS encoding phosphotransferase: MPTDAILSTARQFLEVDPTIPVTLEPIKRGASGRTIVRIKSPVHEPFIGIHWTDERADNKQFVPVAHFLKKARLRVPEILHENLKRRVALVEDLGDVDLLSLKDRPFSERPPFYRSALEQVDKLFYAKPPKEFELMPPFDAALYRWEQNYFIEHLVEDFLGMDATPLKGHPAFAALAEKLGTGARHLVHRDFQSQNLLIKEGAVYLIDFQGLRRGRQEYDLASLIFDPYLDHSADEREQLLELWEDIADERPETTLFHQCAAQRLMQALGAYGNILKNRGDEWYRPHIATAAKLLREVTAGTDLEKPLAPYLAAIP; the protein is encoded by the coding sequence ATGCCGACCGACGCGATCCTCTCCACCGCCCGACAGTTCCTCGAGGTGGACCCGACCATCCCCGTGACATTGGAGCCGATCAAGCGCGGCGCGTCCGGCCGGACCATCGTCCGTATCAAGTCACCGGTGCATGAACCGTTCATCGGCATCCACTGGACGGACGAGCGGGCGGACAACAAGCAGTTCGTGCCAGTGGCGCATTTCCTGAAAAAAGCCCGGCTGCGGGTGCCGGAGATCCTGCATGAGAACCTGAAACGCCGGGTGGCGCTGGTGGAGGACCTGGGGGACGTGGACCTGCTTTCGCTCAAGGACCGCCCGTTTTCCGAACGCCCGCCGTTCTACCGCTCCGCTCTGGAACAGGTGGACAAGCTGTTCTACGCGAAGCCGCCGAAGGAGTTCGAGCTGATGCCACCGTTCGACGCCGCGCTCTACCGGTGGGAGCAGAACTATTTCATCGAGCATCTGGTGGAGGACTTCCTCGGCATGGACGCCACCCCGCTGAAGGGGCACCCTGCCTTCGCCGCGCTGGCCGAGAAGCTGGGTACGGGGGCGCGCCATCTGGTCCACCGTGATTTCCAGTCGCAGAATCTCCTGATCAAGGAGGGGGCGGTGTATCTCATCGACTTCCAGGGACTGCGCCGCGGCCGCCAGGAGTATGACCTCGCATCCCTCATTTTCGACCCCTATCTGGACCACTCCGCCGATGAGCGGGAGCAACTTCTGGAACTGTGGGAGGATATCGCGGACGAGCGTCCGGAAACCACGCTGTTCCACCAATGCGCCGCCCAGCGGCTGATGCAGGCCCTGGGTGCCTACGGCAACATCCTGAAAAACCGTGGCGATGAATGGTATCGCCCGCACATCGCCACGGCGGCGAAGCTCCTCCGCGAAGTGACCGCGGGCACCGACCTCGAAAAACCGCTCGCCCCTTACCTGGCGGCCATCCCCTGA
- a CDS encoding polysaccharide pyruvyl transferase family protein has protein sequence MNRRHFIGTALAAAITSSVRAADGKQPHILLRNGWQSINIGDIAHQMGMLELLEKHLPDVKISFWASNLEHGAKELVQKRFPKTIILNGRDEVDAAFKDCDFLLHGSGSGFVAQTDVGRWRDETGKPYGVFGISFFKNNAKGIEILNGAKFVYFRDSVSMQTAKDQGLTTPIAEFGPDCAFGVVTLRNDAAADAYLTEHGLEHGKFLCCIPRYRWTPFWTVKKGRAFDPKKDARNQEMKDHDHSQLREGIIQVVTQTDMKVLICCEDMTQIPLGKEMIYDKLPEEVKKKCVWRDRYWLTDEALSVYNRSAGLFGNEMHSPIMCISSGIPAIVCRFDEQTTKGFMWRDIGLDEWLFDLDDPEKYKLIAPTILSLAKDPAAAKAKAAKARDFVFAKQAEEIATLKKSLPSG, from the coding sequence ATGAATCGCCGCCATTTCATCGGAACCGCCCTTGCCGCCGCCATCACCTCGTCCGTCCGGGCCGCCGATGGGAAGCAGCCTCACATCCTGCTGCGGAACGGCTGGCAGAGCATCAACATCGGCGACATCGCCCACCAGATGGGCATGCTGGAACTGCTGGAAAAGCACCTGCCGGATGTGAAGATCAGCTTCTGGGCGAGCAACCTGGAGCACGGTGCGAAGGAACTGGTGCAGAAGCGTTTCCCAAAGACCATCATCCTCAACGGCCGGGACGAAGTGGACGCCGCCTTCAAGGATTGCGATTTCCTCCTCCATGGATCCGGTTCCGGATTCGTGGCACAGACGGACGTCGGCCGCTGGCGCGATGAAACCGGCAAGCCCTACGGCGTGTTCGGCATCTCCTTTTTCAAGAACAACGCAAAGGGCATCGAGATCCTCAATGGCGCGAAGTTCGTCTACTTCCGTGACAGCGTCTCCATGCAGACCGCGAAGGACCAGGGCCTGACCACCCCCATCGCGGAGTTCGGCCCGGACTGTGCCTTCGGAGTGGTGACCCTGCGCAATGACGCGGCGGCGGACGCCTACCTCACGGAACACGGCCTGGAGCATGGCAAGTTCCTCTGCTGCATCCCGCGCTACCGCTGGACCCCGTTCTGGACGGTGAAGAAGGGCCGCGCGTTCGACCCGAAGAAGGACGCCCGCAACCAGGAGATGAAGGACCACGACCACTCCCAGCTCCGGGAGGGCATCATCCAGGTCGTCACGCAGACTGACATGAAAGTGCTCATCTGCTGCGAGGACATGACCCAGATCCCGCTGGGCAAGGAAATGATCTACGACAAGCTGCCGGAAGAGGTGAAAAAGAAATGCGTCTGGCGGGACAGATACTGGCTCACCGACGAGGCGCTGAGCGTCTACAACCGCTCCGCCGGACTTTTCGGGAATGAGATGCACAGTCCCATCATGTGCATCAGCAGTGGCATCCCCGCGATCGTCTGCCGTTTCGACGAGCAGACGACGAAAGGCTTCATGTGGCGGGACATCGGCCTCGACGAGTGGCTTTTCGACCTGGATGACCCGGAGAAATACAAACTCATCGCCCCTACCATCCTTTCCTTGGCGAAGGATCCCGCCGCAGCGAAAGCGAAGGCGGCGAAGGCGCGGGACTTCGTCTTCGCTAAGCAGGCAGAGGAGATTGCCACGCTGAAGAAATCACTACCCTCCGGCTGA
- a CDS encoding glutathione S-transferase family protein: protein MSAPAQFPDEQSADGEFERQEDEFRDVVKQDGDARFEVAAGRYHLYVSLACPWASRAVIVRKLLGLEKAVGLTVLDPIRDERGWAFRDGDGFTTDPVNGFSFLAEAYFASDPDFKGRVTVPVLWDRQLRRIVNNSEDDICRMFNDAFRPLGGGAVDLFPEDIAAEQQELSDHIYDTVNNGVYRAGFASSQKAYERACRKLFAALDGLEERLSSRRYLFGDRIVETDWRLFCTLVRFDAVYHGHFKCNVRRITDYPNLQGYLLDLYQQPGIADTVNMDHIKRHYYFTHCDINPTRIVPIGPELDFTRPHGRDGF from the coding sequence ATGTCCGCCCCAGCCCAGTTCCCCGATGAGCAGTCCGCCGACGGCGAGTTCGAACGCCAGGAGGACGAGTTCCGCGACGTGGTGAAGCAGGATGGGGATGCCCGCTTCGAGGTCGCTGCGGGCCGCTATCATCTCTATGTCTCGCTTGCCTGCCCTTGGGCAAGCCGTGCCGTCATCGTCCGCAAGCTGCTGGGGCTGGAAAAGGCCGTGGGCCTCACGGTCCTCGATCCCATCCGTGACGAGCGCGGCTGGGCCTTCCGTGATGGCGACGGCTTCACCACGGACCCCGTCAACGGCTTCTCCTTCCTCGCGGAGGCCTATTTCGCGAGCGATCCGGATTTCAAGGGGCGCGTGACCGTTCCCGTGTTGTGGGACAGGCAGCTCAGGCGGATCGTCAACAACTCGGAGGACGACATCTGCCGGATGTTCAACGATGCCTTCCGTCCGCTGGGTGGTGGAGCAGTGGACCTGTTTCCGGAAGACATCGCCGCGGAGCAGCAGGAACTGTCCGACCACATCTATGATACGGTCAACAACGGCGTCTACCGTGCCGGATTCGCCTCATCCCAGAAGGCATACGAGCGGGCGTGCCGGAAGCTTTTCGCCGCGCTGGATGGGCTGGAAGAACGCCTCTCATCGCGCAGGTATCTCTTCGGCGACCGCATCGTGGAGACGGACTGGCGGTTGTTCTGCACCCTCGTCCGCTTCGACGCCGTCTATCACGGGCATTTCAAATGCAACGTCCGTCGGATCACGGACTATCCCAACCTGCAGGGCTACCTGCTGGATCTCTACCAGCAACCCGGCATCGCGGACACGGTGAACATGGACCACATCAAGCGGCACTACTACTTCACCCACTGCGACATCAACCCCACCCGCATCGTCCCCATCGGGCCGGAGCTGGATTTCACCCGTCCGCACGGGCGGGATGGGTTCTGA
- a CDS encoding DUF2339 domain-containing protein, with the protein MAPADGEAWKREIEALRVRLDQLETGHKTVLQEIRRKLSELESGAIEVPVPVPEMVEAVEEVAPAPVEEAHVGISPPPLPPAPAPEQAPAPAPAVLAQTPDTDGGFEMQLGRVWLVRFGVVLLLTGLILLGNFAYKNWIREMPNGVRLFGLFLCAGVLMETGRRLAAKPALRRFGEVILAGGMSFFYYCTFASHHVARLRVIDSPVAAGMLMLGAAGMIVAVSWLRNARATAVLGILLASYSTMLQPIGWMTCVSSVILAAAGVLLMLRPGWMGPGVASMAGTYGAFLGWQLLGASGGGTRDPAVMWFLPPVWIMLALPGVLDRFRETIGGRVRAWFTGGNNAAFFALFSGLWWQRYRGEDYWMVCAVFGLVLLALGIIGRRRSEIAGGVNVFQGLALLSLAMVIRLEGFQLALGLAFESLALALAFAKFRGRSEFVFSSLAAAGALFLTLVRQIPFVPFGPIPPWSAGVAALLVAGASIPLRMGSASGKGGYFPEMARSCAGMVFSFAVVMGIAGWAWWLPGPWPALAMAGVAAALCAGFLLAPRGREMPELAFGALAFVVVSAWPALHLREWLPLASISLTTLLTAGLWHWRERHSDDDAFSKSLPGLHAWVYPVAAVATVAWAITQEGAAQHGLMLAAAVSLLLLAAAIFGRISRLAPCSAALVLPAVVRFGNATVGDSLWVTGTALAMLALLLCFGKALRPGLRVATAWILRGTAFLGTCFFWNVFAPGFFGDGMAFSAILLLAAAILLKIRTMPEVWGFLALAVLWLLRGVHDIWTINPDASWRGWAVVCALVGLVVWTAWFRKETDRRPAAVAGWSAAVIGSMWATQMLVWRHDWHAVSVLWTVLGFGMVSAGLAIRLVALRQAGFCLLAMAILKVFVRDVWDFNAFTRVVAFIALGVALILLGLFYNRFAPVLKRLLEEK; encoded by the coding sequence ATGGCACCAGCAGATGGAGAGGCATGGAAGAGGGAGATCGAGGCTCTCCGTGTCCGGTTGGACCAACTGGAGACCGGGCACAAGACGGTGCTGCAGGAAATACGGCGGAAACTTTCCGAGCTCGAATCCGGCGCCATTGAGGTCCCGGTTCCCGTTCCGGAGATGGTGGAGGCGGTGGAGGAAGTCGCCCCCGCGCCCGTGGAAGAAGCACACGTAGGCATCTCCCCGCCGCCATTGCCACCGGCCCCGGCCCCTGAGCAGGCCCCGGCTCCTGCCCCAGCCGTCCTCGCGCAAACTCCGGACACGGATGGCGGATTCGAAATGCAACTGGGCCGGGTGTGGCTGGTCAGGTTCGGGGTCGTGCTGCTGCTGACAGGCCTGATCCTGCTGGGGAACTTCGCCTACAAGAACTGGATCCGCGAGATGCCGAACGGCGTGCGTCTTTTCGGGCTGTTCCTCTGTGCCGGTGTTCTCATGGAGACCGGCCGCAGGCTGGCCGCAAAGCCCGCGCTTAGGCGCTTCGGCGAGGTCATCCTGGCGGGTGGCATGTCCTTCTTCTACTACTGCACGTTCGCCTCCCACCATGTCGCCCGGCTGCGGGTGATCGACAGCCCCGTGGCCGCGGGGATGCTCATGCTCGGGGCCGCCGGGATGATCGTGGCGGTGTCCTGGCTGCGGAACGCGCGGGCGACGGCGGTCCTCGGAATACTATTGGCGTCGTACTCCACCATGCTGCAGCCCATCGGCTGGATGACCTGCGTTTCCAGCGTCATCCTCGCTGCGGCAGGGGTGCTGCTCATGCTGCGTCCGGGCTGGATGGGACCGGGGGTGGCCTCCATGGCGGGGACCTACGGCGCGTTCCTCGGCTGGCAGTTGCTGGGGGCATCCGGTGGCGGTACCAGGGATCCTGCGGTGATGTGGTTCCTGCCGCCGGTCTGGATCATGCTGGCGCTGCCGGGCGTGCTCGACCGGTTCCGCGAGACGATAGGAGGCAGGGTCCGGGCCTGGTTCACCGGTGGCAACAATGCGGCCTTCTTCGCGCTGTTCAGCGGTCTGTGGTGGCAGCGCTACCGGGGTGAGGACTACTGGATGGTCTGTGCGGTGTTCGGGCTGGTGCTGCTGGCGCTGGGGATCATCGGCAGGCGGCGGAGCGAGATCGCCGGAGGGGTGAATGTCTTCCAGGGACTGGCGCTGCTCAGCCTGGCCATGGTGATCCGCCTGGAGGGCTTCCAGCTCGCGCTCGGGCTGGCTTTTGAGTCGCTGGCGCTGGCCCTCGCCTTCGCGAAGTTCCGCGGCCGCAGCGAGTTTGTCTTTTCCTCTCTGGCCGCCGCCGGGGCATTGTTTCTCACCTTGGTCCGGCAGATTCCGTTCGTTCCCTTTGGCCCGATCCCGCCTTGGAGCGCCGGAGTCGCCGCGCTGCTGGTCGCGGGGGCATCCATTCCCCTCCGTATGGGTTCCGCATCCGGGAAGGGCGGCTATTTTCCGGAAATGGCACGGTCCTGCGCGGGGATGGTGTTTTCCTTCGCGGTTGTCATGGGCATCGCGGGATGGGCGTGGTGGCTCCCCGGACCGTGGCCCGCACTGGCCATGGCAGGGGTGGCAGCGGCTCTTTGCGCGGGATTTCTGCTGGCACCCCGTGGCAGGGAGATGCCGGAGCTCGCCTTTGGGGCGCTGGCTTTCGTGGTGGTTTCGGCATGGCCCGCCCTGCATCTGAGGGAATGGCTGCCGCTGGCATCCATCTCGCTCACCACCCTCCTCACCGCGGGACTGTGGCACTGGCGCGAACGGCATTCCGATGACGATGCCTTCTCAAAGTCCCTGCCGGGTCTGCATGCCTGGGTTTACCCGGTGGCTGCCGTCGCCACCGTGGCGTGGGCAATCACCCAGGAGGGCGCCGCCCAACACGGATTGATGCTGGCGGCTGCCGTCAGCCTGCTACTTCTGGCTGCGGCGATCTTCGGCAGGATCAGCCGTTTGGCTCCCTGCTCCGCCGCGCTGGTGCTGCCCGCTGTGGTCCGGTTCGGAAACGCCACGGTGGGGGACAGCCTGTGGGTTACCGGAACTGCCCTGGCGATGCTGGCTCTGCTGCTTTGCTTCGGGAAAGCCCTGCGGCCGGGGCTGCGCGTTGCCACCGCCTGGATTCTCCGTGGAACCGCTTTCCTCGGGACCTGCTTTTTCTGGAACGTGTTCGCGCCCGGCTTCTTCGGGGACGGTATGGCTTTCAGCGCCATCCTCCTCCTCGCCGCCGCCATCCTGCTGAAAATACGCACCATGCCGGAAGTGTGGGGCTTCCTCGCTCTGGCGGTGCTGTGGCTGCTGAGAGGAGTCCATGACATCTGGACGATCAATCCGGACGCGTCGTGGCGCGGCTGGGCGGTGGTCTGCGCGTTGGTCGGTCTGGTGGTATGGACCGCATGGTTCCGGAAGGAAACCGACCGCAGGCCCGCGGCGGTGGCCGGTTGGTCAGCCGCGGTCATCGGCTCGATGTGGGCCACCCAGATGCTCGTCTGGCGTCATGATTGGCATGCGGTGTCCGTGCTGTGGACCGTGCTCGGCTTCGGCATGGTCAGTGCGGGATTGGCCATCCGTTTGGTTGCACTCCGCCAGGCCGGCTTCTGCCTGCTGGCCATGGCGATCCTGAAGGTGTTCGTGCGGGACGTATGGGACTTCAACGCGTTCACCCGCGTCGTCGCCTTCATTGCCCTCGGTGTCGCGCTGATCCTGCTCGGCCTGTTCTACAATCGCTTCGCCCCCGTGCTGAAGAGGCTGCTCGAGGAGAAGTGA
- a CDS encoding 3-dehydroquinate synthase translates to MSRYDFQIPVTFKHRIVFTRDAFAADNADLMEILAEGGGRRVIVFLEEAVSAAWPGLVKSITGYFGAGSLDFRGVVNVPGGEVAKADDSVVRRVWAELDAAHIDRHSYALVIGGGAFLDAVGYAVATAHRGVRLVRFPTTTLSQDDSGVGVKSAINFFGKKNWVGVFSVPFAVVNDFRFLHTQDEETRRAGLIEAVKVALVKDASFFEWIEEHLTALSILDPETLEQCVEKSALLHARHIATGGDPFETGSSRPLDFGHWAAHKLEAMSGYRLSHAPAVAVGLALDTIYSARVGLLEPASAERVLRVLDGLSLRTYHPDLELRDESGQRRVFAGLDEFREHLGGELTVLLLEGLGRGVDVHEFDMPLLDRCIGELRSRWETGARAGSTQ, encoded by the coding sequence ATGTCCCGCTACGATTTCCAGATTCCCGTCACCTTCAAGCACCGTATCGTTTTCACGCGTGATGCCTTCGCCGCGGACAATGCCGATCTCATGGAAATCCTCGCCGAAGGAGGTGGCCGGCGGGTCATCGTGTTCCTCGAGGAAGCGGTTTCCGCCGCATGGCCGGGACTGGTGAAAAGCATCACCGGCTACTTTGGCGCGGGCTCGCTGGACTTCCGCGGCGTGGTGAACGTCCCGGGTGGAGAGGTGGCGAAGGCGGACGACTCCGTCGTGCGCCGGGTGTGGGCGGAGCTGGATGCCGCGCACATCGACCGCCACTCCTATGCCCTCGTCATCGGCGGTGGCGCCTTTCTCGATGCGGTGGGATATGCCGTGGCCACCGCCCACCGCGGCGTGCGTCTGGTACGTTTCCCCACCACCACACTCTCCCAGGATGACAGCGGGGTGGGGGTGAAAAGTGCCATCAACTTTTTCGGCAAAAAGAACTGGGTGGGCGTGTTTTCCGTGCCCTTCGCCGTGGTGAACGACTTCCGCTTCCTGCACACCCAGGATGAGGAAACGCGCCGCGCGGGCCTCATTGAGGCTGTGAAGGTCGCGCTGGTGAAGGATGCGTCGTTTTTCGAATGGATCGAGGAGCACCTCACCGCCCTTTCCATCCTGGATCCGGAGACGCTGGAGCAGTGCGTGGAGAAATCCGCGCTCCTCCATGCCCGCCACATCGCCACCGGCGGGGATCCTTTCGAGACCGGCTCCAGCCGCCCGCTGGACTTCGGCCATTGGGCCGCCCACAAGCTGGAGGCGATGAGCGGTTACCGGCTGTCCCATGCCCCGGCGGTGGCCGTGGGCCTGGCACTGGACACCATCTATTCCGCCCGCGTGGGCCTGCTGGAGCCCGCCTCCGCGGAGCGCGTGCTGCGGGTGCTGGACGGCCTGTCCCTCCGTACCTACCACCCTGATCTGGAACTGCGGGATGAGAGCGGACAGCGGAGGGTTTTCGCGGGTCTGGATGAGTTCCGGGAGCATCTCGGCGGGGAGCTGACGGTGCTGCTTCTGGAGGGGCTCGGCAGAGGAGTGGACGTCCATGAATTTGACATGCCGCTGCTTGACCGCTGTATCGGGGAACTTCGTTCCCGCTGGGAGACCGGAGCCCGTGCGGGATCAACTCAGTAG
- a CDS encoding NUDIX hydrolase has product MTDTRILFETRWIRVNQDGKWQYVQRPSSDFAVGILAITPDDEVVLVEQFRIPTGGRVIEIPAGLVGDEPDFEGESLEDTARRELLEETGYRAGKMEFLTRSPSTPGLAREFMNIFLATDLVRETDGGGTEGEDITVHHVPLAGLRQWLAEKQAAGVDVDARLPAALWLAGR; this is encoded by the coding sequence ATGACTGACACCCGGATTTTGTTTGAAACCAGATGGATCCGCGTCAACCAGGACGGGAAATGGCAGTACGTCCAGCGGCCGTCGTCGGATTTCGCCGTAGGAATCCTCGCCATCACCCCTGATGACGAGGTGGTTCTGGTCGAGCAATTCAGGATTCCGACGGGCGGCCGGGTGATCGAGATCCCCGCCGGACTGGTGGGGGATGAGCCGGATTTCGAAGGTGAATCGTTGGAGGACACCGCCCGCCGGGAATTGCTTGAGGAAACCGGCTACCGCGCCGGAAAGATGGAGTTTCTCACCCGCTCCCCCTCGACGCCAGGACTGGCGCGGGAGTTCATGAACATCTTTCTGGCCACCGACCTGGTGCGCGAAACGGATGGAGGCGGAACGGAGGGAGAGGACATCACCGTCCACCATGTCCCCCTCGCCGGCCTGAGGCAGTGGCTCGCGGAAAAACAGGCTGCGGGCGTGGATGTGGACGCCCGCCTCCCCGCGGCCCTGTGGCTGGCCGGGAGGTAA